In one Perca fluviatilis chromosome 7, GENO_Pfluv_1.0, whole genome shotgun sequence genomic region, the following are encoded:
- the LOC120562142 gene encoding phospholipase A and acyltransferase 4-like, which yields MDLLGNWNSIFPQMTWRQIDQSVSTAEFGDLIEFAHPWSGLSLWGVYVGEGHVIHFGVGDENMTQRACRSLLQQIVPKSNGDRVLRKTRICTQRITEIKVSPGTRIRVNNNKHNLVPSPQERMINCCETFLHQEFKYDLMNFNSEHFATFVRYGNAACNQIPFKEKNGTHVDTTQTLQMIMQQRVETEI from the exons ATGGACCTTTTGGGAAACTGGAACAGCATTTTTCCCCAAATGACATGGAGACAG ATTGATCAGAGTGTGTCCACAGCAGAGTTTGGAGACTTGATTGAGTTTGCACATCCATGGTCAGGATTGTCTCTTTGGGGTGTTTATGTTGGAGAAGGCCATGTTATCCATTTTGGAGTGGGAG ATGAGAACATGACACAGAGAGCCTGCCGCAGCCTCCTTCAACAAATTGTTCCAAAGTCAAATGGTGATCGTGTACTGAGAAAGACCAGAATCTGCACACAGCGCATTACGGAGATCAAAGTGTCTCCAGGAACTCGCATCAGGGTCAACAACAACAAGCACAACCTGGTTCCATCTCCACAGGAGAGGATGATTAATTGCTGTGAGACTTTTCTGCACCAGGAGTTCAAATATGACCTGATGAACTTCAACAGTGAGCATTTTGCCACATTTGTTCGATACGGCAACGCTGCGTGCAACCAG aTTCCCTTTAAGGAAAAGAATGGCACGCATGTTGATACAACTCAAACTCTGCAAATGATAATGCAGCAACGGGTGGAGACAGAAATTTAA
- the alg2 gene encoding alpha-1,3/1,6-mannosyltransferase ALG2 — MARVVFLHPDLGIGGAERLVVDAAVALKSQGCGVQIWTAHYDPTHCFSETLDPELPVVCVGDWLPTSVFGYLHALCAYLRMIYVALYLVFLSGVEYDVIFCDQVSVCIPVLRLSRRKKKVLFYCHFPDQLLTQRKSALKKLYRTPIDWLEERTTGMADMILVNSQFTAGIFSETFRGLRGVQTDVLYPSLNTCTFDQQSSQAQGLGGLLPEGTSFLFLSLNRYERKKNLGLALEALAFLRCGLPLGKRAGIHLVVAGGYDDRVTENVQHYTELKELAAQLHLEDCVTFLRSPTDSLKVALLRGSTAVLYTPSREHFGIVPIEAMYCCCPVIAVNSGGPLESVADGETGFLCEPTAEAFSKAMERLVREPQLCRDMGQAGRKRVQDKFSLQAFSDQLYGYIVKLSK; from the exons ATGGCGCGGGTCGTGTTCCTCCATCCAGACCTTGGTATTGGTGGAGCAGAGCGACTGGTGGTCGATGCTGCTGTTGCTCTGAAGTCTCAGGGATGTGGCGTTCAGATATGGACGGCCCATTACGACCCAACACACTGCTTCTCTGAGACCCTGGACCCAGAACTGCCTGTG GTATGTGTGGGTGACTGGCTACCCACCAGTGTGTTTGGTTACCTGCATGCCCTGTGTGCCTACCTGAGGATGATCTACGTGGCACTCTATCTGGTCTTCCTCAGCGGAGTTGAGTACGATGTCATCTTCTGTGATCAA GTGTCAGTGTGTATCCCGGTGTTGCGACTGTCCCGTCGCAAGAAGAAGGTTTTGTTTTACTGTCACTTCCCAGACCAGCTGCTGACCCAGAGGAAGTCAGCCTTGAAGAAGCTTTACCGCACTCCTATTGACTGGCTGGAGGAACGCACCACTGGCATGGCTGATATG ATTCTAGTAAACAGCCAGTTCACCGCAGGCATCTTCAGCGAGACCTTTCGTGGTCTAAGAGGAGTCCAGACAGATGTCCTCTATCCCTCCCTCAACACGTGTACCTTTGACCAGCAGTCCAGTCAAGCACAAGGCCTGGGAGGGCTGCTCCCTGAGGGAACCTccttcctgtttctctctctaaaCCGATACGAGAGAAAGAAGAACCTGGGGCTGGCTCTGGAGGCTCTTGCATTCCTGAGGTGCGGCCTTCCTCTAGGCAAGCGAGCAGGTATTCACCTGGTGGTGGCGGGGGGCTACGATGACCGAGTTACAGAGAATGTTCAACATTATACTGAACTGAAAGAGCTAGCAGCGCAGCTCCACTTGGAGGACTGTGTCACTTTCCTTCGCTCCCCCACTGATTCACTAAAGGTGGCGCTGCTGCGGGGCAGCACAGCCGTGCTGTACACCCCGAGCAGAGAGCATTTTGGGATTGTTCCCATAGAGGCCATGTACTGCTGCTGCCCTGTTATCGCGGTGAACTCTGGGGGCCCCCTGGAGAGCGTGGCAGACGGGGAGACGGGCTTCTTGTGCGAGCCCACGGCAGAAGCCTTCTCTAAGGCCATGGAGAGGCTCGTTAGGGAGCCACAGCTCTGCAGGGACATGGGCCAAGCTGGGAGGAAGAGGGTGCAAGATAAATTTTCTCTTCAGGCCTTCTCCGACCAACTGTACGGGTACATTGTCAAGCTGAGCAAGTGA
- the sec61b gene encoding protein transport protein Sec61 subunit beta, with product MPGPAASATNVGASSRSPSKTVAPRAAGSTVRQRKATSSGTRSGGRTTGSAGTGGMWRFYTEDSPGLKVGPVPVLVMSLLFIASVFMLHIWGKYTRS from the exons atg CCTGGACCAGCAGCAAGTGCAACCAATGTTGGGGCATCTAGCCGTTCCCCCAGTAAGACGGTGGCTCCCCGTGCAGCAGGCTCCACCGTCAGACAGAG GAAAGCTACCAGCAGTGGTACACGCAGCGGTGGCAGGACCACCGGATCGGCAGGCACTGGCGGCATGTGGCGCTTCTACACAGAAGACTCGCCAGGCCTCAAAGT CGGCCCCGTGCCAGTGCTGGTGATGAGTTTGCTCTTCATTGCATCTGTCTTCATGCTGCACATCTGGGGGAAGTACACCCGCTCTTAA